A part of Jaculus jaculus isolate mJacJac1 chromosome 17, mJacJac1.mat.Y.cur, whole genome shotgun sequence genomic DNA contains:
- the Rnf182 gene encoding E3 ubiquitin-protein ligase RNF182 has translation MASQLPEDPAEGQVPDELECKICYNRYNLKQRKPKVLECCHRVCAKCLYKIIDFGDSPQGVIVCPFCRFETCLPDDEVSSLPDDNNILVNLTCGGKGKKCLPENPTELLLTPKRLASLVSPSHTSSNCLVITIMEVQRESSPSLSSTPVVEFYRPASFDSVTTVSHNWTVWNCTSLLFQTSIRVLVWLLGLLYFSSLPLGIYLLVSKKVTLGVVFVSLVPSSLVILMVYGFCQCVCHEFLDCMALPS, from the coding sequence ATGGCTAGCCAGCTGCCCGAAGACCCTGCGGAGGGCCAGGTCCCCGACGAGCTGGAGTGTAAGATCTGTTACAACCGCTACAATCTGAAGCAGAGGAAGCCCAAGGTGCTGGAGTGTTGTCACAGGGTTTGTGCCAAATGCCTCTACAAGATCATAGACTTCGGGGACTCCCCACAAGGTGTCATCGTGTGTCCCTTCTGCAGGTTTGAGACATGCCTGCCAGATGACGAAGTCAGCAGCCTGCCGGACGACAACAACATCCTTGTGAACTTGACTTGCGGAGGCAAAGGGAAGAAGTGCCTGCCAGAGAACCCCACGGAGCTGCTGCTCACCCCCAAGAGGCTGGCCTCCCTCGTCAGCCCTTCCCACACATCCTCCAACTGCCTGGTGATAACAATCATGGAGGTTCAGAGGGAGAGCTCCCCGTCTTTGAGCTCCACCCCTGTGGTGGAATTCTATAGGCCAGCAAGCTTCGACTCTGTTACCACGGTGTCCCACAACTGGACAGTGTGGAACTGCACCTCCCTCCTCTTCCAGACGTCCATCCGTGTGCTAGTGTGGCTGCTGGGCCTGCTCTACTTCAGCTCCTTGCCCCTGGGCATCTACTTACTGGTGTCTAAGAAAGTCACCCTCGGCGTTGTCTTTGTCAGCCTTGTCCCGTCCAGCCTTGTCATTCTGATGGTGTACGGGTTTTGCCAATGTGTATGTCATGAGTTTCTGGACTGTATGGCACTGCCTTCTTAA